A genomic window from Streptococcus sanguinis includes:
- a CDS encoding ABC transporter ATP-binding protein, which yields MKNTSSFARLWSYLKVYKFAVAFAIFLKILSVVMSVVEPFVLGLAITELTNNLLDMAKGVSGAQINVSYVGWVMVLYFVRAIFYEIGSYYSNYFMTNAVQATIRDLRDELSHKINRIPVSYFDKHQFGDLLGRFTSDVEAVSNALQQSFLQVINAVFTLILVIVMVLVLNLQLGIIVVVSIPITYLSARFIVKKSQPYFKQQADALGAMNGFVQENLTGFNILKLYVREESSQEDFRQITQNLQKVGFKASFISGLMNPVLNFISDLTYLLLAVLGGLQVIAGRLTVGNLQAFVQYVWQINQPIQNLTQLAGQLQSAKSSLDRIFQVLDEADEVNDKTEKLEQDLTGQVSFKDVEFQYVVDKPLIRNFNLEVKPGEMVAIVGPTGAGKTTLINLLMRFYDVTKGAITVDGHDIRHLSRQDYRKQFGMVLQDAWLYEGTIKENLRFGNLQATDEEIVEAAKAANVDHFIRTLPGGYNMEMNQESSNISLGQKQLLTIARALLANPKILILDEATSSVDTRLELLIQKAMKTLMQGRTSFVIAHRLSTIQEADKILVLKDGQIIEQGNHESLLADKGFYYDLYQSQFSKKAEEA from the coding sequence ATGAAAAACACATCTAGTTTTGCTCGCCTGTGGAGCTACCTAAAAGTTTATAAGTTTGCAGTCGCCTTTGCAATCTTCCTCAAAATCCTCAGTGTCGTTATGAGTGTCGTCGAGCCCTTTGTCTTAGGTCTAGCCATTACTGAACTGACAAATAATTTGCTGGATATGGCTAAAGGTGTGTCTGGTGCTCAGATTAATGTGTCCTATGTGGGCTGGGTCATGGTCTTGTATTTTGTGCGGGCGATTTTTTATGAAATCGGTTCTTACTATTCTAATTACTTTATGACCAATGCAGTACAGGCTACCATTCGTGACTTGCGTGATGAACTTAGTCATAAGATTAATCGCATCCCCGTTTCTTACTTTGATAAGCACCAGTTTGGTGACTTGCTGGGGCGTTTTACCAGCGATGTCGAAGCTGTTTCAAATGCCTTGCAGCAGTCCTTTCTGCAGGTTATCAACGCAGTCTTTACTCTGATTTTGGTTATCGTCATGGTATTGGTACTCAATCTGCAGTTGGGTATAATTGTGGTAGTTTCGATTCCGATTACCTACCTCAGTGCTCGCTTTATCGTGAAGAAATCCCAGCCTTACTTTAAACAGCAGGCAGATGCACTAGGAGCTATGAATGGCTTTGTTCAGGAAAATCTGACTGGATTTAATATTTTGAAGCTCTATGTCAGAGAAGAAAGCTCCCAGGAGGATTTTCGTCAAATTACGCAAAACCTGCAGAAAGTAGGCTTTAAGGCCAGCTTTATCTCAGGTCTTATGAATCCAGTTTTGAACTTTATTTCTGACCTGACTTATCTGCTGCTAGCTGTACTGGGTGGACTTCAGGTTATCGCTGGGCGCTTGACAGTCGGAAATCTGCAAGCTTTTGTTCAGTATGTCTGGCAGATTAATCAGCCCATTCAAAACTTGACTCAGCTGGCTGGCCAGCTGCAGAGTGCTAAGTCTTCTTTAGACCGGATTTTCCAAGTACTGGACGAAGCAGATGAAGTCAATGACAAGACAGAAAAGCTGGAGCAAGATCTGACAGGTCAGGTTAGCTTCAAGGATGTGGAGTTCCAGTATGTAGTAGACAAGCCGCTCATTCGGAATTTTAATCTGGAAGTCAAACCAGGAGAAATGGTGGCTATTGTTGGTCCGACTGGTGCTGGTAAAACCACGCTGATTAACTTGCTCATGCGTTTCTACGATGTGACCAAAGGCGCGATTACAGTTGATGGGCATGATATACGCCACCTTTCTCGCCAGGACTACCGCAAACAGTTTGGTATGGTGCTGCAGGATGCTTGGCTTTATGAGGGGACTATCAAGGAAAATCTTCGCTTTGGCAATCTGCAAGCCACTGATGAAGAAATTGTGGAAGCGGCCAAGGCGGCTAATGTGGACCACTTTATCCGAACCTTGCCAGGCGGCTACAATATGGAAATGAACCAAGAATCCAGTAATATCTCGCTGGGTCAGAAACAGTTGCTTACGATTGCGAGGGCTCTTTTGGCCAATCCTAAGATTCTGATTTTGGATGAAGCGACCTCATCTGTCGATACACGGCTGGAGCTCTTGATTCAGAAGGCTATGAAAACACTCATGCAGGGCAGGACTAGTTTTGTCATTGCTCACCGACTGTCGACCATTCAGGAAGCGGATAAGATTTTGGTGCTCAAGGATGGTCAGATTATCGAGCAAGGAAATCATGAGAGTCTCTTGGCTGATAAAGGATTTTATTATGACCTCTATCAGAGCCAATTTTCTAAAAAAGCGGAAGAAGCTTGA
- a CDS encoding YSIRK-type signal peptide-containing protein, with protein MKKFFGEKQTRFAFRKLAVGLVSAAISSLFFGSIVGVDSVQAQEKLNVHYKYVTDTEITPQEKELIVSGFPKMSEGNEETYYLVYRLNSNTGAKTLPNTGDNNNSNTMMTAGLLTTIGLVVFVVSKGKVKGKFLLTVLVGAGVGGGLILSVDALGNGILLQYNAEYQVSAGESLPSPGEISGYTYVGYIKNESIKKLLDNKILDNQQNANEDKEVLNQNKKLNYSLSFDKNGLKNQTVGVNTIEPQDEVLSGRVAKSELLYKEETVETEIAFGEQIQENADLAEGTVRVKQEGKPGRKIEVVRIFTVDNTEVSREVLSTKIEEATPKIVEKGTKKLEMPSEKPVASNLVQPEQVAPLPEYTGVQSGAIVEPEQVASLPDYSGTLSGAIVEPEQIEPEVGGVQSGAIVEPEQVAPLPEYTGPQAGAIVEPEQATPSPEYTGPQAGAVVTPEQVAPLPEYTGTQSGAVVAPEQVTPLPEYTGVQSGAIVEPEQASSLPEYTDVQSGAIVEPEQVSSLPEYTDTQAGAVVEPEQVAPLPEYTEVQAGAIVEPEQVEPPQEYTGNIEPAAPEAENPAEKAQEPKEQKQEPEKHIELRNVSELELYSLSDGKYKQHVSLDTIPSNQDNYFVKVKSSKFKDVFLPISSIVDSTKDGQPVYKITASAEKLKQDIDNKYEDNFTFYLAKKAEREVTNFTSFSNLVQAINNNLNGTYYLGASLNANEVELENSANSYIKGRFTGKLFGSKDGKNYAIYNLKKPLFDTLSAATVENLALKDVNISGKTDIGSLANEANNATRINNVHVDGVLAGERGIGGLVWKADNSKITNSSFKGRIVNSYETRSPYNIGGLVGQLTGINAVVDKSKATITISSNADSTNQTVGGLAGLVEKDALISNSYAEGHINNVKRFGSVAGVAGYLWDRDSSEERHAGRLHNVLSDVNVMNGNAISGYHYRGMRITDSYSNKDNRVYKVTLEKDEVVTKESLEERGTLIDAAQIASKKSEINSLAVPKVESLLTSRNIESDFSKVKDYQASRALAYKNIEKLLPFYDKATIVKYGNLVKEDSALYEKEVLSAVMMKDNEVITDIASHKEAANKLLLHYKDHSSETLDITYQSDFSKLAEYRVGDTDLIYTPNQFLHSHSSIINEVLPDLRAVDYQSEAIRNTLGISSGVSLTELYLEEQFAKTKENLANTLEKLLSADAVIASENQTINGYVVDKIKRNKEALLLGLTYLERWYNFNYGDVNIKDLVMYHTDFFGKSNVSPLDTIIELGKSGFNNLLAKNNVDTYSISLANNNGTKDLFSTLANYREVFLPNKTNNQWFKEQTKAYIVEEKSAIDEVRVKQEQAGSKYSIGVYDRITSDTWKYRNMVLPLLTMPERSVFVISTISSLGFGAYDRYRNNEHRAGAELNKFVEDNAQETAKRQRDHYDYWYRILDEQGREKLYRNILVYDAYKFGDDTTVGKATAEAQFDSSNPAMKYFFGPVGNKVVHNKHGAYATGDGVYYMGYRMLDKDGAITYTHEMTHDSDNEIYLGGYGRRSGLGPEFFAKGLLQAPDHPDDATITVNSILKYDKNDATEKSRLQVLDPTKRFQDADDLKNYVHNMFDVIYMLEYLEGMSIVNHLSDAQKVNVLRKVENKYVRDADGNDVYATNVIKNITMADAQKLNSFDSLIENDILSAREYKNGDVERNGYHTIKLFSPIYSALSSEKGTPGDLMGRRMAYELLAAKGFKDGMVPYISNQYEDDAKQNGKTISIYGKTRGLVTDDLVLRKVFNGQFNNWTEFKKAMYEERKNKFDSLNKVTFDDTRQPWTSYATKTISTVAELQTLMDEAVLKDANDNWYSWSGYKPEYNSAVHKLKKAVFKAYLDQTNDFRKSIFENQKLLV; from the coding sequence ATGAAAAAGTTTTTTGGGGAGAAGCAAACTCGGTTTGCTTTTAGGAAATTAGCTGTCGGGCTTGTTTCGGCTGCTATTTCTAGTTTGTTTTTTGGTTCTATCGTTGGGGTTGACTCTGTTCAAGCGCAGGAAAAGTTGAATGTACACTATAAATACGTGACAGATACTGAAATAACTCCGCAAGAAAAGGAGTTGATTGTAAGTGGATTTCCTAAAATGTCAGAAGGCAACGAGGAGACTTACTATCTTGTCTACAGGTTAAACTCAAATACTGGAGCAAAAACCTTACCGAATACAGGAGACAATAATAACTCTAATACTATGATGACGGCTGGTCTGTTAACGACGATAGGATTGGTTGTTTTTGTTGTGTCAAAAGGAAAGGTTAAAGGCAAGTTCCTATTGACTGTTTTGGTGGGTGCTGGTGTGGGAGGAGGCTTGATACTATCCGTCGATGCGCTGGGAAATGGGATCTTACTGCAGTATAATGCGGAATATCAAGTGTCAGCTGGGGAAAGTCTGCCTTCACCAGGTGAAATTTCGGGCTATACCTATGTTGGCTACATAAAAAACGAATCAATTAAAAAATTATTAGACAATAAGATTCTTGATAATCAGCAGAATGCTAATGAAGATAAAGAAGTTTTAAACCAAAATAAGAAGCTAAATTATTCTCTTTCTTTTGATAAGAATGGGCTGAAAAATCAAACGGTTGGCGTCAATACAATTGAGCCTCAAGATGAAGTCTTGTCTGGCCGAGTAGCTAAGTCAGAATTATTATACAAAGAAGAGACTGTTGAAACTGAGATAGCCTTTGGAGAACAAATACAAGAAAATGCGGATTTAGCCGAGGGGACTGTAAGAGTAAAACAAGAAGGAAAACCAGGCCGGAAAATCGAAGTCGTTCGAATTTTTACTGTAGATAATACGGAAGTTTCTAGAGAGGTTCTTTCGACTAAAATAGAGGAAGCGACTCCTAAAATAGTAGAAAAAGGGACTAAAAAGCTTGAAATGCCTAGCGAAAAACCAGTAGCTTCTAACTTGGTTCAACCTGAGCAAGTTGCTCCCTTACCAGAGTACACAGGTGTCCAATCTGGTGCAATCGTTGAGCCTGAGCAGGTGGCTTCATTGCCTGATTATTCAGGTACATTATCTGGAGCCATAGTTGAGCCTGAACAAATTGAACCGGAGGTTGGAGGTGTCCAATCCGGTGCGATAGTAGAACCTGAGCAAGTCGCTCCATTGCCTGAATACACAGGACCCCAAGCAGGAGCAATCGTTGAACCCGAACAAGCGACTCCCTCGCCAGAATACACAGGACCCCAAGCAGGCGCAGTAGTGACACCTGAACAAGTTGCTCCCTTACCAGAGTATACGGGAACTCAATCCGGTGCGGTGGTCGCTCCCGAGCAAGTTACACCATTACCGGAATACACAGGCGTTCAATCGGGAGCAATAGTCGAACCCGAGCAAGCCTCTTCATTACCTGAGTATACAGATGTTCAATCAGGTGCCATCGTTGAGCCTGAACAAGTTTCTTCCTTGCCAGAATATACAGACACACAAGCAGGAGCGGTAGTGGAACCTGAGCAGGTCGCTCCATTACCTGAGTATACAGAAGTCCAAGCTGGAGCCATAGTTGAGCCCGAACAGGTAGAGCCTCCGCAAGAATATACTGGAAACATCGAACCAGCAGCGCCAGAAGCAGAAAATCCTGCTGAAAAAGCTCAAGAGCCTAAAGAGCAGAAGCAAGAACCTGAAAAGCATATTGAATTGAGAAATGTATCTGAACTGGAATTGTATAGTCTATCTGACGGAAAATACAAACAACACGTTTCTCTGGATACAATTCCGAGCAATCAAGACAATTATTTCGTGAAGGTCAAATCTTCTAAGTTTAAAGATGTCTTCTTGCCGATTTCTTCAATAGTTGATAGCACAAAAGATGGTCAGCCAGTTTATAAAATTACTGCAAGTGCGGAAAAATTAAAACAGGACATTGACAATAAGTACGAGGACAATTTTACTTTTTATCTAGCTAAAAAGGCAGAGAGAGAAGTCACAAACTTTACTTCCTTTAGTAACTTAGTTCAAGCTATAAATAACAATCTCAATGGAACCTATTATTTAGGTGCTAGTCTGAATGCTAATGAGGTTGAACTAGAAAATAGTGCTAACAGTTATATAAAGGGCAGATTTACTGGTAAGCTATTTGGCAGCAAAGACGGGAAAAATTACGCTATTTATAATTTGAAGAAGCCTTTATTTGACACCTTGAGCGCTGCTACTGTAGAAAATCTGGCTCTTAAAGATGTAAATATCTCAGGGAAAACTGATATTGGATCCCTTGCAAATGAAGCCAATAATGCAACAAGGATTAATAATGTCCATGTAGATGGTGTTCTGGCTGGCGAACGTGGCATTGGTGGCTTGGTCTGGAAGGCTGATAATTCTAAGATTACAAATAGCAGTTTCAAGGGAAGAATTGTCAACTCCTATGAAACGAGATCACCATACAATATCGGAGGATTAGTAGGTCAACTTACTGGCATCAATGCAGTAGTAGATAAGTCAAAAGCTACAATTACCATCTCGTCAAATGCGGATAGCACAAACCAAACTGTCGGCGGCCTTGCAGGTCTTGTCGAGAAGGATGCGCTTATCAGCAATAGTTACGCCGAGGGCCATATTAATAATGTGAAGCGCTTTGGAAGTGTTGCTGGTGTTGCTGGCTACTTATGGGATAGAGATTCTAGCGAAGAGAGACACGCTGGAAGATTGCATAATGTTCTTAGCGATGTCAATGTTATGAATGGAAATGCGATTAGTGGGTATCACTATCGAGGAATGCGAATAACTGACTCATATAGCAACAAAGATAACAGAGTCTACAAAGTGACTCTTGAAAAGGATGAGGTTGTCACCAAGGAATCCCTCGAAGAGAGAGGAACATTGATTGATGCTGCTCAAATCGCAAGTAAGAAATCTGAAATTAACTCTCTTGCTGTACCGAAAGTCGAAAGCTTACTGACTAGCAGAAATATAGAAAGTGATTTTTCTAAGGTTAAAGACTATCAAGCCAGTCGAGCATTAGCATATAAGAATATAGAAAAATTACTGCCGTTTTATGATAAGGCAACCATTGTCAAATACGGTAATCTGGTAAAAGAAGATAGCGCTTTGTATGAAAAAGAAGTCCTATCTGCAGTCATGATGAAGGATAATGAAGTGATTACAGATATTGCTTCGCATAAAGAAGCGGCTAATAAGCTCTTGCTTCACTATAAGGATCATTCATCTGAAACACTAGATATTACCTATCAATCTGACTTTAGTAAGTTAGCAGAATACCGTGTTGGCGATACCGATCTCATCTATACGCCGAATCAATTCTTACATAGTCATAGTTCAATCATTAATGAAGTTTTGCCTGATTTGAGAGCGGTCGATTATCAGTCAGAGGCTATCAGAAACACCTTGGGTATTTCTTCAGGAGTTTCATTAACGGAATTATACTTAGAAGAGCAGTTTGCCAAAACGAAGGAAAATCTAGCAAATACACTGGAAAAACTTTTGTCTGCTGATGCAGTCATTGCCAGCGAAAATCAAACGATTAATGGTTACGTCGTTGATAAAATCAAACGCAATAAGGAAGCCTTGCTTTTAGGTTTGACCTATTTAGAGCGCTGGTACAACTTTAACTATGGTGACGTGAATATCAAAGACTTAGTCATGTACCACACGGATTTCTTTGGTAAGAGCAACGTATCGCCGTTAGATACGATCATTGAATTAGGTAAATCAGGCTTTAACAATCTTCTAGCCAAGAACAACGTAGATACGTATAGCATCAGCCTTGCAAACAATAATGGAACAAAAGATTTGTTCAGCACGCTTGCCAATTACCGGGAAGTATTTTTACCAAACAAAACAAATAATCAATGGTTCAAAGAGCAAACCAAGGCTTATATAGTTGAAGAAAAATCAGCTATTGATGAGGTGAGGGTCAAACAAGAGCAGGCTGGCAGCAAATACTCTATCGGGGTGTATGATCGAATTACCAGCGACACTTGGAAATACCGAAATATGGTTTTACCATTGCTGACTATGCCTGAAAGATCAGTCTTTGTCATATCGACCATATCCAGTCTTGGCTTTGGTGCATATGACAGATATAGAAATAATGAGCACAGAGCTGGGGCTGAACTCAATAAGTTTGTTGAGGATAATGCCCAAGAAACTGCAAAACGCCAACGCGACCATTATGATTATTGGTATAGAATATTAGACGAGCAGGGGCGTGAAAAGCTCTATCGAAATATCTTGGTCTATGATGCCTATAAGTTTGGAGATGATACTACTGTTGGCAAAGCTACAGCTGAAGCACAATTTGATAGTTCTAATCCAGCTATGAAGTATTTCTTCGGACCGGTTGGAAACAAGGTCGTGCACAATAAGCACGGAGCTTACGCTACTGGGGACGGTGTTTACTACATGGGATATCGTATGCTGGACAAGGACGGAGCCATTACCTATACTCATGAGATGACGCATGATTCTGATAACGAGATCTATTTAGGAGGATATGGAAGAAGAAGCGGTCTTGGTCCAGAATTCTTCGCCAAGGGCTTGTTGCAAGCACCGGATCATCCAGATGATGCGACAATTACAGTCAACTCAATTCTCAAATATGACAAGAATGATGCGACTGAAAAATCTCGTTTGCAAGTTCTTGATCCAACTAAACGTTTCCAAGATGCGGATGATTTGAAAAACTATGTTCACAACATGTTTGATGTCATTTATATGTTGGAGTACCTAGAAGGGATGTCAATCGTGAACCATCTGTCTGATGCGCAGAAAGTGAACGTTCTGAGAAAAGTCGAGAATAAATATGTCCGAGATGCTGATGGAAATGATGTTTACGCAACGAATGTGATCAAAAATATTACAATGGCAGATGCACAAAAATTAAACTCATTCGATAGTTTGATTGAAAATGATATTCTTTCAGCGCGTGAGTACAAAAATGGCGATGTAGAAAGAAACGGCTACCATACGATTAAACTCTTCTCTCCGATTTATTCTGCTTTAAGCAGTGAAAAAGGAACTCCTGGCGATCTTATGGGACGGCGTATGGCTTATGAACTTCTGGCAGCCAAAGGCTTTAAAGATGGTATGGTCCCTTATATCTCTAATCAATATGAAGATGATGCCAAGCAAAACGGGAAAACCATCAGTATCTATGGTAAGACCAGAGGTCTGGTAACAGATGACTTGGTTTTACGCAAGGTCTTCAATGGTCAGTTTAATAATTGGACTGAGTTTAAGAAGGCTATGTATGAAGAACGTAAAAACAAGTTCGACAGCTTGAATAAGGTCACATTTGATGATACGAGACAACCATGGACAAGTTATGCTACTAAGACTATCAGTACTGTAGCAGAGTTGCAAACCTTGATGGATGAAGCGGTTCTCAAAGATGCAAATGATAATTGGTATTCTTGGAGCGGCTATAAACCAGAATATAACAGTGCTGTGCATAAGCTGAAAAAAGCAGTCTTCAAAGCTTACCTCGATCAAACCAATGATTTCAGAAAATCAATCTTTGAAAACCAGAAGTTATTGGTTTGA
- a CDS encoding 50S ribosomal protein L7/L12, with amino-acid sequence MALNIENIIAEIKEASILELNDLVKAIEEEFGVTAAAPVAVAAAGAGEAAAAKDSFDVELTAAGDKKVGVIKVVREITGLGLKEAKELVDGAPNVIKEGVAAAEAEELKAKLEEAGASVTLK; translated from the coding sequence ATGGCATTGAACATTGAAAACATTATTGCTGAAATTAAAGAAGCTTCAATCCTTGAATTGAACGACCTTGTAAAAGCTATCGAAGAAGAATTTGGTGTAACTGCGGCTGCTCCTGTAGCTGTAGCTGCTGCTGGTGCTGGTGAAGCTGCCGCTGCTAAAGATTCATTTGACGTTGAATTGACTGCAGCTGGTGACAAGAAAGTCGGCGTTATCAAAGTTGTACGCGAAATCACTGGTCTTGGCCTTAAAGAAGCTAAAGAACTTGTTGATGGTGCACCAAACGTTATCAAAGAAGGCGTTGCTGCAGCAGAAGCTGAAGAACTTAAAGCTAAATTGGAAGAAGCTGGTGCTTCTGTTACTCTTAAATAA
- a CDS encoding ABC transporter ATP-binding protein: MLYIWSYLKRYPKWLVLDFVAAIFFVIVNLGLPTVLARMIDEGINTKQTDRLFFWAWVMFGVIILGVLGRIVLSYAAGKLTTTMVQDMRNDLYAKLQEYSHHEYEQIGVSSLVTRLTSDAFVLMQFAEQTLKMGVITPMMMLSSILMIFLTSPSLAWIVAVSVPFLAVVVIYVAVKTKPLSEKQQKTLDKINQYVRENLTGLRVIRAFAREEFQEKRFSDENEVYAQNSNKLFKLTGLTEPLFVQIIIAMIVAIVWFALDPLRDGSLEIGNLVAFIEYSFHALLSFLFLANLFTMYPRTAVSSQRLKEVMDMPISINPNEDGVTETETKGYLEFDNVTFAYPGETESPVLHNISFKAKPGETVAFIGSTGSGKSTLVQLIPRFYDVTLGKILVDGVDVREYNLKALRQKIGFIPQKALLFTGTIAANLRYGKEEASQEELSQAADVAQAKDFIESREERFETHLAEGGSNLSGGQKQRLSIARAVVKKPDIYIFDDSFSALDYKTDAVLRRRLKEVTGQATVLIVAQRVGTIMDADQIIVLNEGEIVGRGKHEELMETNDIYREIADSQLKNQALTEE, translated from the coding sequence ATGTTATACATTTGGTCTTATTTGAAGAGATATCCTAAGTGGCTGGTCTTAGACTTTGTCGCGGCAATCTTTTTTGTAATCGTCAATCTAGGTCTGCCAACGGTGCTGGCTCGGATGATTGATGAGGGAATCAATACTAAGCAGACAGACCGTCTCTTTTTCTGGGCTTGGGTCATGTTTGGCGTTATTATCTTAGGAGTGCTGGGGCGAATCGTTCTGTCTTATGCGGCTGGGAAGCTAACGACGACCATGGTGCAGGACATGCGCAATGATCTCTATGCTAAGCTGCAAGAGTATTCTCATCATGAGTATGAGCAAATTGGTGTATCCTCTTTGGTCACGCGCTTGACTTCGGATGCTTTTGTTCTTATGCAGTTTGCAGAGCAAACTCTGAAAATGGGTGTCATTACTCCCATGATGATGCTGTCCAGTATTCTCATGATCTTTCTGACCAGTCCGTCTCTGGCTTGGATAGTCGCTGTTTCAGTGCCTTTCTTGGCTGTCGTGGTCATTTATGTAGCGGTTAAAACCAAGCCCTTGTCTGAAAAGCAGCAGAAGACTCTTGATAAGATTAATCAGTATGTAAGGGAAAATCTGACTGGTCTACGCGTTATTCGAGCTTTTGCAAGAGAAGAATTTCAAGAGAAGCGTTTTTCTGATGAAAATGAGGTCTATGCGCAAAACTCCAATAAGCTCTTTAAGCTGACCGGTCTGACAGAGCCACTCTTTGTGCAGATTATTATTGCGATGATTGTGGCCATTGTCTGGTTTGCCCTAGATCCTTTGCGGGATGGAAGTCTTGAAATCGGAAATCTTGTTGCCTTTATCGAATACAGCTTTCACGCGCTGCTATCCTTCCTCTTCTTGGCCAATCTCTTTACCATGTATCCACGGACTGCGGTATCGAGCCAGCGGCTCAAGGAAGTCATGGACATGCCCATCTCAATCAATCCTAATGAAGATGGTGTAACCGAGACAGAGACGAAGGGTTATCTGGAGTTTGACAATGTAACCTTCGCTTATCCCGGTGAGACCGAGAGTCCTGTACTGCATAATATTTCCTTCAAGGCCAAGCCGGGTGAGACTGTTGCTTTTATTGGTTCTACTGGTTCTGGGAAGTCAACACTAGTGCAGCTGATTCCTCGCTTTTACGATGTAACACTTGGTAAGATTTTAGTGGATGGTGTGGACGTCCGCGAGTACAATCTGAAAGCTCTGCGTCAGAAGATTGGCTTTATTCCGCAGAAGGCTCTGCTATTTACCGGAACCATCGCAGCAAACCTACGCTACGGAAAGGAAGAGGCCAGTCAAGAAGAACTTAGTCAGGCAGCTGATGTAGCTCAAGCCAAGGACTTTATCGAGAGCCGGGAAGAGCGTTTTGAGACTCATCTGGCTGAGGGAGGCAGCAATCTATCTGGTGGGCAGAAGCAGCGGCTCTCTATCGCCCGTGCGGTGGTCAAAAAGCCGGATATTTATATCTTCGATGACTCTTTTTCTGCTCTGGATTATAAGACGGATGCAGTGCTTCGTCGTCGTCTCAAGGAAGTGACAGGTCAAGCAACGGTGCTGATTGTAGCTCAACGGGTGGGAACTATCATGGACGCTGACCAAATTATTGTTCTGAATGAGGGTGAAATCGTCGGACGCGGGAAGCACGAAGAGTTGATGGAAACCAATGATATCTATCGTGAAATTGCGGATTCGCAGCTGAAAAATCAAGCTTTGACAGAGGAATAG